A single region of the Felis catus isolate Fca126 chromosome F2, F.catus_Fca126_mat1.0, whole genome shotgun sequence genome encodes:
- the MAFA gene encoding transcription factor MafA — MAAELAMGAELPSSPLAIEYVNDFDLMKFEVKKEPPEAERFCHRLPPGSLSSTPLSTPCSSVPSSPSFCAPSPGTGGGGGGAGGGGGAAQAGTAPGPTSGGPGAVGGASGKPALEDLYWMSGYQHHLNPEALNLTPEDAVEALIGSGHHAGHHGAHHPAAAAAYEAFRGQGFAGGGGGGGGADDMGAGHHHGAHHAAHHHHAAHHHHHHHHHHHAGAGHHSGAGHGGGGGAGHHVRLEERFSDDQLVSMSVRELNRQLRGFSKEEVIRLKQKRRTLKNRGYAQSCRFKRVQQRHILESEKCQLQSQVEQLKLEVGRLAKERDLYKEKYEKLAGRGGPGGAGGAGFPRESSPPQAGPGAAKGAPDFFL; from the coding sequence ATGGCCGCGGAGCTGGCGATGGGCGCCGAGCTGCCCAGCAGCCCGCTGGCCATCGAATACGTCAACGACTTCGACCTGATGAAGTTCGAGGTGAAGAAGGAGCCGCCCGAGGCCGAGCGCTTCTGCCACCGCCTGCCGCCCGGCTCGCTGTCCTCGACGCCGCTCAGCACGCCCTGCTCCTCCGTGCCCTCCTCGCCCAGCTTCTGCGCGCCCAGCCCGGGcaccggcggcggcggcggcggcgcgggaggcggcggcggcgcggcgcaGGCCGGGACCGCCCCGGGGCCGACGAGCGGGGGCCCGGGCGCCGTCGGGGGCGCCTCGGGGAAGCCGGCGCTGGAGGATCTGTACTGGATGAGCGGATACCAGCACCACCTCAACCCCGAGGCGCTCAACCTGACGCCCGAGGACGCGGTGGAGGCGCTCATCGGCAGCGGCCACCACGCCGGGCACCACGGCGCGCACCACCCGGCGGCCGCCGCGGCCTACGAGGCTTTCCGGGGCCAGGGCttcgcgggcggcggcggcggcggcggcggcgcggacGACATGGGCGCCGGCCACCACCACGGCGCGCATCACGCCGCGCACCACCACCACGCCgcgcaccaccaccaccaccaccaccaccaccaccacgccGGCGCGGGCCACCACTCCGGCGCGGgccacggcggcggcggcggcgcgggccaCCACGTGCGCCTGGAGGAGCGCTTCTCCGACGACCAGCTGGTGTCCATGTCGGTGCGCGAGCTGAACCGGCAGCTGCGCGGCTTCAGTAAGGAGGAGGTCATCCGGCTGAAGCAGAAGCGGCGCACGCTCAAAAACCGCGGCTACGCGCAGTCCTGCCGCTTCAAGCGGGTGCAGCAGCGGCACATTCTGGAGAGCGAGAAGTGCCAGCTCCAGAGCCAGGTGGAGCAGCTGAAGCtggaggtggggcgcctggccAAGGAGCGGGACCTGTACAAGGAGAAATACGAGAAGCTGGCGGGCCGGGGTGGCCCCGGGGGCGCGGGCGGGGCCGGCTTCCCGCGGGAGTCCTCGCCGCCGCAGGCCGGGCCGGGCGCGGCCAAGGGCGCCCCCGACTTCTTCCTGTGA